gtagctgaataaacaaatgatgttagcgttgtttattaaatgcaatataaataattaatatatacagaaaatcattaaaatcaacaattatagaaacattaatagccagtattaaAATAAGAAGGAGAAAGTACTTAGGTTTgtgaaaatatgtcctttctgggaaagaaATGCTAAGTCCTTGGTTGCAGAgtgtcaaagtccaaacaagccagatgccagcatgtcctcaagctggcaaggatgtaatcaggatgatgttcaaagtggaggacattgattttgggtcctctgccattcttatacccctgatccagtaggagggagtgagggtgggaaccgaacacccccttagaacatgagatgagtcctccccttcttctggggaccaaaaatcatatctaaccatatatgggctctatctcacagaaccgtacaggtcagggcagatttactaacattttcagatctgtctcgatttacccagcactctgataccaaacatgaggggtgggactcctgtggtatcatcagggcactttcgaactgcctaactgacagcccttacctcagaatgttctgaaactttctcagtaCCAGCGCCAGGCAAAGCCCGGAATGCTCTGTGAGTTTGGAgggcctgccagcctggcaacacaggaaatatgacaaatatagcagtttatggattaTTACATATACATCTAGGAATTACAGCAGGTCAGTTCTAGGTAAAGGCtctttgaagctaggacagcaggCTACGTGTCGGCTTCCCTGCTGTGATCAGGGCAAGGGAGTCTCACTctcctctaaattggttctgtcaggctacttatctgacttcatctgatggatgggcccttaGCACAGCTAGGTGCCTGGGACACTCTGCTGAAGGCTTCCTGCCATTTGGTAAAAGGAAAAAGAACTGTCTTTTAAAAGAAGGAAAGAATGACTGTGCAAATCTAAccaggaagcgatcagaaaatggacTGCGCGAATCCTCCCGATttgcctgcgtttctcacggctgttccatgACACTGTACACCTCCAAATCCCAGCACAGATACAGCTACCCCATTCATTGTGCACTCCCAAATCCCAACACAGACACAGCTACCCCATTCACTGTACACCCCCAAATCCCAGCACAGACACAGCTACCCCATTCACTGTACACCCCCAAATCCCAGCACAGACACAGCTACCCCATTCATTGTACACCCCCAAATCCCAGCACAGACACAGCTACCCCATTCATTGTACACCCCCAAATCCCAGCACAGACACAGCTACCCCATTCATTGTGCACCCCCAAATCCCAGCACAGACACAGCTACCCCATTCATTGTACACCCCCAAATCCCAGCACAGACACAGCTACCCCATTCATTGTACACCCCAAATCCCAGCACAGACACAGCTGCCCCATTCACTGTACACCCCCAAATCCCAGCACAGACACAGCTGCCCCATTCATTGTACACCCCCAAATCCCAGCACAGACACAGCTACCCCATTCATTGTACACCCCCAAATCCCAGAACAGACACAGCTACCCCATTCATCGTACACCCCTAAATCCCAGCACAGACACAGCTACCCCATTCCTTGTACACCCCCAAATCCCAGCACAGACGCAGCTACCCCATTCATTGTACACCCCCAAATCCCAGCACAGACACAGCTACCCCATTCATTGTACACCCCCAAATCCCAGCACAGACACAGCTACCCCATTCATTGTACACCCCCAAATCCCAGCACAGACACAGCTACCCCATTCATTGTACACCCCCAAATCCCAGCACAGACACAGCTACCCCATTCATTGTACACCCCCAAATCCCAGCACAGACACAGCTACCCCATTCATTGTACACCCCCAAATCCCAGCACAGACACAGCTACCCCATTCATTGTACACCCAAACAGCTCCTCAGCCATTGTACAGCCCTGTCTCCAGCACAGACACAGCAGTCTCTCTTTTACTTACTGCTATCTCTCTGCTAGTGTCCTCTGGCTGCCTTCCATCTGTTACTCCTCGCTGTCTCTCCGGTAGTGACTCCTGGCTGCTCTCTCCCCTGTTCCTCCAGCTGCACCTCCGGCACTGATTCCTGGCTGTGGTGTCTCCTGTGTTCCCCACTGTCCCTCCAGTAGTGACTCCATGGTGTATCCCCTTCTGCACTCCACACTGTCTCTCAGGCAATGACTCCTGGCTGCTCTCTCTCCTGTTACTCCAGCTGCACCTCCGGCAGTGACTCCTGGCTGTGGTGTCTCCTGTGTTCCCCACCGTCTCTCTAGTAGTGACTCCATGGTGTACTCCCTTCTGCACTCCGCACTGTCTCTCTGGTAGTGACTCCTGGCTGCTCTCTCCCCTGTTCCTCCAGCTGCACCTCCGGCACTGACTCCTGGCTGTGGTGTCTCCTGTGTTCCCCACCGTCTCTCCAGTAGTGACTCCATGGTGTACTCCCTTCTGCACTCCACACTGTCTCTCTGGTAGTGACTCCTGGCTGCTCTCTCTCCTGTTCCTCCAGCTGCACCTCCGGCACTGACTCCTGGCTGTGGTGTCTCCTGTGTTCCCCACCGTCTCTCTAGTAGTGACTCCATGGTGTACTCCCTTCTGCACTCCGCACTGTCTCTCTGGTAGTGACTCCTGGCTGCTCTCTCCCCTGTTCCTCCAGCTGCACCTCCGGCACTGACTCCTGGCTGTGGTGTCTCCTGTACTCCCCACTGTCTCTCCAGTAGTGACTCCATGGTGTACTTCCTTCTGCACTCCGCACTGTCTCTCTGGTAGTGACTCCTGGCTGCTCTCTCCCCTGTTCCTCCAGCTGCACCTCCGGCACTGACTCCTGGCTGTGGTGTCTCCTGTGTTCCCCACCGTCTCTCCAGTAGTGACTCCATGGTGTACTCCCTTCTGCACTCCACACTGTCTCTCTGGTAGTGACTCCTGGCTGCTCTCTCCCCTGTTCCTCCAGCTGCACCTCCGGCACTGACTCCTGGCTGTGGTGTCTCCTGTACTCCCCAATGTCTCTCTTATAGTGACTCCTGGCTGTGTTCCCTCTTGAGCTAAGCATGTTCTCTCTAGTGAGGACTCTTTGCTGCATTCTCCCCTGATCTCCTTGCTGTCTCTCCTGCTCTCGCTGCAGTTTCTCCTActgctcctcctgctgtctcctcTGCTCTCCATGCTGCTCCCCCTGCTTTCTCCTCTGCTCTCCATGATGTCTCCCCTACACTCCCTGCTGTCTCCTCTGCTCTCCATGCTGTCTCCCTTACACTCCCTGctgctcctcctgctgtctcctcTGCTCTCCATGCTGTCTCCCTTACATGCCCTGctgctcctcctgctgtctcctcTGCTCTCCATGCTGTCTCCCCTGCACTCCCTGCTGATCCCCCTGCTTTCTCCTCTGCTCTCCATGCTGTCTCTCCTGCTGTCTCCTCTGCTCTCCATGCTGTCTCCCCTGCAATCCCTGCTGCTCCTCCTGCTTTCTCCTCTGCTCTCCATGCTGTCTTCCCTGCAATCCCTGCTGCTCCTCCTGCTTTCTCCTCTGCTCTCCATGCTGTCTCCCCTGCAATCCCTGctgctcctcctgctgtctcctcTGCTCTCCATGCTGTCTCCCTTACATGCCCTGctgctcctcctgctgtctcctcTGCTCTCCATGCTGTCTCCCCTGCTCTCCATGCtgatcctcctgctgtctcctcTGCTCTCCATGCTGTCTTCCCTGCACTCCCTGCTGCTCAACCTGCTGTCTCCTCTGCTCGCCATGCTGTCTCCCCTGCACTCCCTGCTGCTCAACCTGCTGTCTCCTCTGCTCGCCATGCTGTCTCTCCTGCACTCCCTGCTGCTCCTCCTCTTGCTGTCTCTCCTGCTGATGGTCCCTCCTGTATTCCCCATTGCCCCTCCAGTAGTAAGTCTTGGCCGCGGTCTCTGAGAGGTTCTGATGGTGGTAGGCTTCCCCACCGGCTCTTCCAGGGTTGTGTATCAGGGAGGGAGATCAGCGTTGGCGGAGAAGCATTACACACTTTTATCTTTGTCCCTTCTGCCATTATTAGACTTTACAGCTTTGAGAACAATGTCTAGTCATGAGGTTTTCCCTGATGAGGCTTTGGCACGCGAGAAGAAGGAAGTAGGACACCAGATTGTTGAGCAATCCCAGCTTTACCATCATGAGTTAATGTATAACCAACAATTTCCGTGTCTTCAGAACTCTGAAAGGGAAGCTGTGAAGGTTTTGGACAATTTGTTTATAGTTTATCAGAAGTGTAAGGAATCCAGGCAGTCACCAGTTTACTTTCAGATCATATACCTCAGTCTCCACTACTAGGGGTGCTcaccgaattccgcggaattgaTATTTCCGCGATTCCATTCGGAAATTGGCAATTTCGTTCCGGCGCATCGGAACAGAATTGCTATATCGCTAAATGGTAATTgcggaatttctatgcggaattccgtcggaatgcggattttttaagccaatcagaaggaagaccctagacagaagcttaaaagttaaaacaacaggatttctgcatgagaataggaatttcagcaccaattagagtcttaacaaaaaccaaccaatcctacgggggtgggaagaagattctgatgtggagcatccaagcagacgccaggatgaacACGATctgggatgcccttcttcgttgggtagaagatgcgtttcctgcacccgtatcccgggcccaagctaccaagcctcatcatacgcagcaaaggtctggtggtcccactcccagcagcagcaccaatagccaatctgtgaacctgctgagtatgctgaaggaattttaccaaccaatgccagatactcattctagcagcaccaccaccagcagacaaagtggtcaccgccagcggccggcgcgtatggtgaatgattacttggggtcagccagtgctccagacaatatggagagtaatgattgatgaccccatggagtattggacaaaacaaatggatacctggcctgaactcgctcagtatgcactggtggttcttgcatgccccgccaccagtgttctttctgagcgagtactTAGCACTGCAGGTGGAGcggtcaccgaccaacggacccgtctgtacacagacaatgtggacatactaacgttgataaaaatgaatgagtcatggatcagtgacaattacaaggcccctctctctgattcatgatgaagattAGACAGGCTGAGACTACATAAAAATGttgctgtttttcaagcctcaaattgtctccctctcaaactctgctgcctacagtgccTACCACTGTCATCgcatatttttgctttttaataaGATCATAAAAATGCAGCATTTGCAGTTGTCTGACATTATATTCTATCCTAACCCTATGAttttggcctacaacttctcctgctgctccaaacaaaaattataatgactgccatggaaccacctctaggtcccatggcctatgacatctcctgctgctccaaacaaaaattgtgatgtttgccgtggaaccacctctaggtctcatggcctacaacaactcctgctgctcccaaaaatttgtaatgactgccgtggatccacctctaggtcccatggcctacgacaacttttgctgctccaaacaaaaattgtaatgactgccgcggacagggccggttcaagtagcaATTGTGCCCCAggacaaaattagcctgggggccccccaaaagACACCCCCAgaccaaaaagcgccattagaggccctttgttgcatccacatttccctcctgggcccctgagctggttgCTGATcctccccaatcacctcccaacttaacagactctgcagagtccctgaggagcaacagttaagatgagggagggacaccttggggggcccctacaggctctggggccctggggcaattgcccaatttttcttacagtagctccggccctggccgTGGAACtaactctaggtcccatggcctacgacatctcctgcggctaaaaaaaaaaaaaaatgaccgccggaacaacctctaggtcccatggcctatgatgtttcaaaaacgaggtttcaaatgagattactgaaattgtacccccggaatgcggaattctgtGGAAATTCACGAAATACCGCCGGAATGTAATGGTTACGGAATTTCGTTCTGACGGAATTCGGAAtgtccgcggaatcggaaatcgccCTTTCTGATCATCCCTATCCACTACAATAtttacctatagacaagcccttgCTTGAACAGTATAGGGggagggagacaccgagagcccactatggtgcagtatgtactgaAAGTTGGATGTAGGTGTGTGGATGCAGagtaatactcacaagtctgggttaccttccaggcaaccacggtataggcaggtggggagatcaagcctgtccccactcaggactaagaagtcgctctctgtagataggaaaaaggggccaattcccctccacccggggtggacacaatattgtaaacaatgttacagaggcgccagaagtataaaaTGAAATaagaggcgctaagctgactgAAGCTGTTCACAAGTGTTTATTTGCTCCTacctatagcctgatgaagtgggtaagacctgcgaaacgcgttgcagtttaactggagtatgtaaataaaaagtttttgttCTGTCAAAAATCcgacattttcttgtgtctgcatcagggaggtaagtccaccaacaaCCTCCCtgccttttaaacattttatttcgttttatacttctggcgcctctgtaacattGTTTACAACCTTGCTTGAACAGGACCCTTAATGCATCTAACTGACTTTGGTTGCCCTCAGAACTTACCATGCAAGATAAAGGACCTCAGACCGAGGAAACCAATGAAATACTTGAGAAGCAAACAAAGGTCAGGAACTAGGTCAGGGTCAATACAGGGGTCAGGCCAACTCAAGGTCAGGAACAttccagggtcatacacaggagatccatCGGCTATATGGATAAACCAGGGCGAAGGTAGAAAGTGTAGTCAATCATACATTCATCAAGACAGGTGGCTATCCAAACACATAGTCAAAGGTCAAGCAAGGGTCTTTAGCAAGAAGCATTCCAAATCACACCCAAAAACCATAGCATAAGCGACTAGCCACTAAACCAGGAGGGGAACACTGGACAGGGGCAGGTTTTTATTGAGGCAGGGGCCAATCAAGTGGGATTActagtcccactcccagcagtcattggctgctttaaagagaatctgtattgttaaaatcacacaaaagtaaacataccagtgtgttaggggacatctcctattaccctctgtcacaatttcgccgctccccgccgcattaaaagtggttaaaaacagtttttaaaagtttgtttataaacaaacaaaatggtcaccaaaacaggaagtaggttgatgtacagcatgtccacacatagaaaatacatccatacacaagcaggatgtatacagccttccttttcaatctcaagagatcatttgtgtgtttctttctccctgcagttctcatgcactgaagtttcaggctgctcttttcttcctgcaaacagctttgcccttgtctgtaatcctcagtatgtgaaagcccagccagctcagaggacaatttatccagcttgtaaaagataagagagaagagagaatctgccataatctaaataacacacaggcagtgtgcagagaggggcctggaagggggagttcattgcagaaccacaacactgaagaacttggcagccttccagacacaggccgacaagtctgacaagagagagataagttgatttattacagagatggtgatagtagaaagtgctgcagtaagccagaacacattagaacagcttttggaacttgtagaatgataaaaaacaggatgcaatttttgttacggagtctctttaacaacaaAATGACCAAATGGCCACTTTCACTATAATTCAAAACTCTTTCCTCCAGTGGCTTGCTGTGCTGCTGGGGTGAATAGGAAAGGCATGTGGCCATTGGcgaaacaataggccctgcagcccctgccccctggggcccactcgggccgttttggggggctgaagccacccttcagggcagtgacgtcCCGCAGCTTGAGGGAAAAGCCATGCTGcagttcggcggggaggggggacggtcccccccctccctcacctcaggctttcccctctgcactcccctgcaGCTTCAATAAGTGTCTGTGagcagcagcggcagatacataccttccgtgcgctccagcgtggacgctcctctctctagtctctgacgcgagttcctgtataaacagtagggtattgtaccgtgttagccatcagtaaaagcaaaaagttttaaatcaggatgataccatttattggctaactacaaatgaataagaataaacaagctttcggccttgcagccttcgtcgggctttcatcctgttagtttgcagactggtggtacagacagctatatacatgcaacatcaaaagggaaaacagatatttttttcaagcataaatacatgtcattaagatgccttaattcaaacagaccatctaaatggggttaaaggttgttagctaagataaagatctttgtttactccatgctcacagacctgggattaggattgacccagaggtatcataaattcttagttcacaagttcagctagaatggctgacaaagttcaaatatcatcagcctcataccaatataagaagttgttgtccttattcaaaccgttccgcacagctttgaaccaatttatacattttgtttctgctattaatcgattatttgacgttttgaagccacccttcagggcagtgagatggtatcatcctgatttaaaacttcttgcctttactgatggctaacacggtacgacaccctactgctactactatgcttgaagataccgcaatgtaccacactttcctggaactaaagaaagacctgaagaaacttgcacaactggacagcgacatctttttcttgactacatgcaaaaaggaaaaacttatacctcaaggactaaggatacagaatcccaccctgcatacatacaatagcaggtttgcagaagaaatctgcaggaggagctcggagagaatacggaataaccttttaagagtctgctataaccgtaagaggattacaaaggatgagatacagagcctgaaactgtctctgaatgatgaccCCACTGGATATACATGGGATAAACTACAGATTTTCTATAggaaactacagagattcctaattaacaacaaaaagaaaaaacttcagagacttagaattaagagtggacgcctggatgcacaagcagcagaaaaagagcaacccacaggtgtaatgaatctttccaCTTATCAGgttactgaagctgaaatgtcagtactctccaaaggcctgtcattctgccctgcgagacccatagacaggattgcactctgtggagatatggaggaatttttcagaaagctgcgactcaaggaacactaccatgataaggaagcctgtgatacaaggaacactaccatgataagggTGCCTGTGATacaaggaacactaccatgataaggaagcctgtgatacaaggaacactaccatgataaggaagcctgtgatacaaggaacactaccatgataagggTGCCTGTGATacaaggaacactaccatgataaggaagcctgtgatacaatggataatggaccaaaacgcaccagatctaaaaagaagaaaaaaagatggacccccaaagaaggagaaaacccggccctggataaatacatcaacaaattcagatgcagaatctctgacaggatcctgagtaaaagaaagacactggcccagaacgttACACCgcaggagcgacaggccatcagatcccttaaggagaataaggacattattattaaaccagcggataaaggtggtgccatagtcataatgaacaccagtaactacatccaggaggcacaaagacaattatccaacaccgctcactatgccaaattacagggggaccccacaaaaggctacaggatggcactcaataggatggttaacagattgcctgcaaacatcagactacatgtaaggacccttgtccctgaagagcctagaagttagaacagcctgcttttacatgcttcccaagatccacaaagagggaaacccaggcaggcccataatctcagggagcggaactcttacagagaacatctcagggtggctggaaaacatcttgaaacctcttgtctgtaaaagacccagctacttacaggataccacccacctcctgaacaaactgacagccatcggcccagtacctgagggaaccatactggccacggtgGACGTGGAGTCCcagtacacgaacattccccatgattatGGTATTgtggcctgccgtaaatatcttcatggtcagggcatacctattaagcctattgctggactgatgAAATTCATTCCCacccataattatttcacttttggacaggacctttatttacagcagatgggcatgGCAATGGGTTCATGAtttgcaccacagtatgcaaatctcttcatgccCAAAATCAAAGAGGAATTCCTCAATGCATGttgcataaaacccatggcctacttccgtttcattgatgatattttaatcaactGGTccacaagtgaggatgatcttctccagttccacaggaacttcaatgccttccatcctacaatcaaattgaaacttacctactctcacacagagattaactttctggacaccaccatatacatcagaggtaacaacctacaaacctctgtgtatcgcaaacctacagaccgtcccacatacctaagatgtgacagtttcatcccaagcacactaagaactctataatttacaaccaagctataaggtacaaccggatttgttctgacaggatggacagagacaagcacctggatcaccttaagaacactttcattaaacaaggttacagtcctcctatggctgaggcccaaatcaggaaaggcagcaacatccccaggactgaactcctgaaatataagcaaaaccagaaagaggaacgtgcccctttggttgtcacctacaacccacacctggaaatcttaaggaggattgttaaggaacttcatcccattttacacaaggatcacagactgagaacgatattccctaaacctccactcttgtcatatcggcaaccacacaatctaaaacagatgattgtcaggagttctttgaataggcctcaacaaaacggaacatcaccctcccgacaaaaaatatgtgggacctgcagacacatttactccactgacagggtaacgataccaggttcacaacaggagtacaaggcacattttcctgtggttccaccaatctggtatatctgatcatgcgtgctaaatgccccaatgttatgttcgtgggagaaactggacaaactctgcgcaaacgtatgaatggacacaggcacactattaatgataccaaatctggactcccagttgctacacacttttggTCCAacagacacagcatggatgatcttcgtgtcactgccctgaagggcggcttcaaaacgtcaaatgatcgattaatagcagaaacaaaatgtataaattggttcaaagctgtgcagaacggtttgaataaggacaacaactttttatattggtatgaggctgatgatatttgaactttgtcagccattctagctgaacttgtgactaagaatttacgatacctctgggtcaatcctaatcccaggtctgtgagcatggagtaaacaaagatccttatcttagctaacaacctctaaccccatgtcGATGGTCTGTGTTCTGCCCCAAGGACATAAAGCTCAGAAATTAAGAGTAAAATGTTCTGCAAAGATGTAATGTGAGTTATtgacatatattattattattattattattatttatttataaagcgccaacatattccatggtgctgtacattgtaagaaaacaaacaagggatacataatgatacagacaatgatatacatcaaatatgaacactgatacaagatacagcactgctgattacaatttgatttaacatgatgactaaaatgtataaatgtctaacagtgtgcaagcaattaaattaataacattccatgacacaaaagggtgagagccctgcccttgcgagcttacaatctaaaggaatggggtggaaacaagaggtggagggagtatacagtatatgtacaggcagtgcgtaattaggttatttagtgggtgcatggcctaagctagagaatatgcttgtcggaaaaggtgggttttgagggagcgtttaaagatttcaaaggtgggagagtggtggatgtgttgtggaagggcattccagaggaggggtgaggcacgtgagaagtcttgtacacgtgaatgtgaggaggtaattgtagaagaggataaaagaagtttgtgtgcagatctgagattgcggttgggttggtatctggagactagtgaggagatgtacaggggagagagattgtggagagctttgtaggttgtggttaagagtttgaactgaatatgAAAATACTATATATCCTGCATGTATGTTTGGAGTTGATGGTTATAGAATTATAGCTCACCGAGCCCCCTAGTGGTCAGTCTTTATATTATTAGTAAACTGCAAAGGGTTCTTGGGATAGAAAGTTGAACAGCATTGTGGGATTGATTCCACCATTTTAGAACCCTGTCTGTGAACTGTGAGGAATCACTATCCACCATCTCttctcttgtggcagcattcttggAGAGTGACTTATTGTTTCTCACACCTAGTTATTGCTACAGCATCTACTCATAACAGAGACACTCTGTAGTATGTTTCTGCATTGTCAGATTACCCTGTGCTGTGTTCTTATACTGTCTGTCAGGAGCCTGAAAGAGCACATGTATAATGCTAAACTGCAATATTGTTTATTCATGCATTGATTGTTGTAATCATTATATCTACTATGAGAGCCTTATTATACATTTATCTGTTTTCTAGTTTCACCGCCTGTGATTTCAATAAATACAAGACTACTTCAATCAGTCTCACTTATTGGGAGCCAGGAAGGTTTAGCTGCATGTCTCAGCTACACATAGGTCACATGTGTGGGGACAGAacagtctgtttgaattaaggcatcttaatgacatgtatttatgcttgaaaaaaatatctgttttcccttttgatgttgcatgtatataagctgtctgtaccaccagccttcaaactaacaggatataagcccaacgaaggctgcaaggccgaaagcttgcttatttttattcatttttagttacccaataaatggtatcatcctggtttaaaacttcttgctgtataaacaggaagtcgcgtcagagactagagggagaaacttccacgctggagcgcacagaaggtatgtatctgccgccacTGCTCACGGccacttattgaagctggaggggagcgcagaagggAAAGCccgaagtgaggggggggggaccatcccccctccccgccgagtgtggccatagctttcccatcGTGCTGCGTCCCCTCTAGCCCCCCAAAACGTCCCCAAACGGGGGAGGGGGCGCTCagaatttttgcagggggacccggttgggatctagttacgcccct
This DNA window, taken from Hyperolius riggenbachi isolate aHypRig1 chromosome 3, aHypRig1.pri, whole genome shotgun sequence, encodes the following:
- the LOC137560827 gene encoding hornerin-like, which translates into the protein MGNTGGTISRRDSKRRSSRECRRDSMASRGDSRLSSRECRGDSMASRGDSRLSSRECREDSMESRGDSRRISMESRGDSMESRGDSRRSSRACKGDSMESRGDSRRSSRDCRGDSMESRGESRRSSRDCREDSMESRGESRRSSRDCRGDSMESRGDSRRDSMESRGESRGISRECRGDSMESRGDSRRSSRACKGDSMESRGDSRRSSRECKGDSMESRGDSRECRGDIMESRGESRGSSMESRGDSRRSSRRNCSESRRDSKEIRGECSKESSLERTCLAQEGTQPGVTIRETLGSTGDTTARSQCRRCSWRNRGESSQESLPERQCGVQKGVHHGVTTGETVGNTGDTTARSQCRRCSWRNRGESSQESLPERQCGVQKEVHHGVTTGETVGSTGDTTARSQCRRCSWRNRGESSQESLPERQCGVQKGVHHGVTTRETVGNTGDTTARSQCRRCSWRNRRESSQESLPERQCGVQKGVHHGVTTGETVGNTGDTTARSQCRRCSWRNRGESSQESLPERQCGVQKGVHHGVTTRETVGNTGDTTARSHCRRCSWSNRRESSQESLPERQCGVQKGIHHGVTTGGTVGNTGDTTARNQCRRCSWRNRGESSQESLPERQRGVTDGRQPEDTSREIAGYPARPVAVTPPGLEKLLQVNELHVKQTRNGVFEGYSEYDLLSRDGRLLYQGTQERNHCGPHLDLRVNNAQGNNIFNLLQPSDFCSWETKLQISSSSGRLLGYIVKKWTSFSATFDILDPSEHICLKVKGPGWRECFMSDAHYQVVSANKVTQTGAITRMWRGICKEVFDAKDNYVICFPTDLSVTMKALLLACALFMDVLSEEEMREDSSRGGPF